Proteins encoded in a region of the Candidatus Binatus sp. genome:
- the hisB gene encoding imidazoleglycerol-phosphate dehydratase HisB has translation MQKKLKREQSSTRPNGAAAKASRSAEIERKTRETSITVALKLDGSGSGRAETGVAFLDHMLESFARHGFFDLRVAAKGDLQIDDHHTVEDVGIVLGRAFRTALGERAGIKRFGEATVPLDEAVCTAIVDISGRSYLGYNVTITQERVGNFQTELVHDFMKAFSDEAGMNLHLNMVSGRNPHHIIEAAFKALARAMDQATAIEPRLSGVLSTKGTLS, from the coding sequence ATGCAAAAGAAGCTTAAACGCGAACAATCGAGCACGCGACCCAATGGCGCGGCGGCGAAAGCGAGCCGCAGTGCTGAGATCGAGCGCAAGACGCGCGAGACTTCGATCACGGTCGCGCTCAAGCTCGATGGCTCCGGGAGCGGACGCGCGGAAACGGGAGTCGCGTTCCTCGATCACATGCTGGAGAGTTTCGCGCGCCACGGTTTTTTCGATCTGCGCGTCGCGGCGAAGGGCGATTTGCAGATCGACGATCATCACACGGTCGAAGATGTGGGAATCGTGCTGGGACGCGCGTTTCGCACGGCGCTCGGCGAGCGTGCGGGAATCAAGCGCTTCGGCGAGGCGACGGTGCCGCTGGACGAAGCGGTGTGCACCGCGATTGTCGATATCAGCGGGCGCTCCTACCTCGGCTACAACGTGACGATCACGCAGGAGCGCGTCGGCAATTTCCAGACCGAACTGGTGCACGACTTCATGAAGGCGTTCAGCGACGAAGCCGGCATGAACCTGCATCTGAACATGGTTAGCGGGCGCAACCCGCATCATATTATCGAGGCGGCGTTCAAGGCGCTCGCGCGCGCGATGGATCAGGCGACCGCGATCGAGCCGCGGCTTTCGGGCGTGCTCTCGACCAAGGGCACGCTGTCCTGA
- the hisD gene encoding histidinol dehydrogenase: protein MKPRVLRSRSPEFKKFLAALLDRRGGDSANIDRSVATIIEDVRKRGDRALIAMTQKFDRVKLKASTLQVTRAERRAALNKIPAADRKTLELAARRIAEFHRRTMEKSFSYRDPTGMRLGQMVLPLSRVGIYVPGGLGAYPSSVLMNAIPAKVAGVAEVVMVSPPSREGERLAVLAAAAIAGVDEFFRIGGAQAVAALAYGTESIRPVDKIVGPGNAYVQAAKRMVYGVTDIDKMAGPSEVLVIADDSARPDWIAADLIAQAEHGSGDEAAVLLTPSASIAQEVADAIERALESLPRARQVETALSKRGAMVIVKDLNEAFDLANEIAPEHLELEIRNPSRWLPRVKAAGAVFLGGLSPAPLGDYLAGPNHVLPTGGAARFASPLGAYDFLKRTSIIEASSGALKALGPAVAHLARMEGFEGHARAIEIRNGASKRARGARRTGEHRNAKEA from the coding sequence ATGAAGCCGCGCGTGCTGCGATCGCGCAGTCCCGAGTTCAAGAAGTTCCTCGCCGCGTTGCTCGACCGGCGCGGCGGCGACAGCGCGAATATCGATCGGAGCGTGGCCACGATTATCGAAGACGTGCGCAAGCGTGGCGATCGCGCGCTGATCGCGATGACGCAAAAGTTCGACCGCGTGAAACTGAAAGCATCCACCTTGCAGGTCACGCGGGCCGAGAGACGCGCGGCGCTGAACAAGATTCCGGCTGCGGATCGCAAAACACTCGAACTTGCGGCGCGGCGAATCGCGGAGTTCCATCGCCGCACGATGGAGAAATCGTTCAGCTATCGCGATCCCACTGGCATGCGCCTCGGCCAAATGGTGCTGCCGCTGAGTCGCGTCGGAATCTACGTGCCCGGCGGCCTTGGGGCGTATCCTTCGTCAGTGCTGATGAATGCGATTCCCGCCAAGGTCGCAGGCGTCGCGGAAGTGGTGATGGTATCGCCGCCGTCGCGCGAGGGTGAAAGGCTGGCGGTACTGGCGGCGGCAGCGATCGCGGGCGTCGATGAGTTTTTCCGAATCGGGGGAGCGCAGGCGGTAGCGGCGCTGGCATACGGTACCGAATCGATTCGTCCGGTGGACAAAATCGTCGGGCCGGGCAACGCCTACGTGCAGGCCGCCAAACGGATGGTTTACGGCGTCACCGATATCGACAAGATGGCGGGGCCGAGCGAGGTGCTCGTGATCGCGGACGACAGCGCGCGTCCCGATTGGATCGCCGCGGACCTGATTGCGCAAGCCGAGCACGGCTCGGGCGACGAGGCGGCGGTGCTGCTGACGCCGTCGGCGAGTATCGCGCAGGAAGTTGCAGACGCGATCGAGCGGGCGCTTGAATCGCTGCCGCGAGCGCGGCAGGTCGAGACGGCGCTCAGCAAGCGCGGCGCGATGGTGATCGTGAAGGACCTGAACGAGGCATTCGATCTAGCGAATGAAATCGCGCCGGAGCATCTGGAACTGGAGATCCGCAATCCCTCGCGATGGCTGCCGCGCGTGAAAGCGGCGGGCGCGGTTTTTCTGGGCGGACTTTCGCCGGCGCCGCTGGGCGATTACCTGGCCGGCCCCAATCACGTGCTGCCGACCGGCGGCGCGGCGCGATTTGCGTCGCCGCTGGGTGCATACGATTTTCTGAAACGTACCAGTATAATCGAGGCGTCGAGCGGCGCGCTGAAAGCGCTCGGGCCAGCCGTGGCGCATCTCGCGCGGATGGAAGGTTTCGAGGGGCATGCGCGCGCGATCGAAATCAGAAACGGCGCGAGCAAGCGCGCACGAGGAGCGAGGCGGACCGGCGAGCATCGAAATGCAAAAGAAGCTTAA
- a CDS encoding HisA/HisF-related TIM barrel protein gives MFEQFTVIPAIDLKGGQVVRLLYGDMNRATVYGSDPAAVAKRFEDQGARLIHVVDLDGAIAGMPRNLDAIAKIRAAVRCAIDVSGGLRMIESVRAAVAAGADYVSIGSAAFLNPELVHRACAEYPARVFGSLDVRDGMLAIKGWVETSALSVDAAARRFLDAGVAAAIVTDISRDGAQAGVDAARMAETARLAALPIIASGGVSALDDVVALRARFDDGVVGAIVGRALYEGNFSLEQAVAAAR, from the coding sequence GTGTTCGAGCAGTTCACCGTTATTCCGGCGATCGATCTGAAAGGCGGGCAGGTCGTGCGCCTGCTGTATGGCGACATGAATCGCGCGACCGTTTACGGAAGCGATCCAGCGGCGGTTGCGAAGCGCTTCGAGGACCAGGGCGCCAGATTGATCCACGTCGTCGATCTCGACGGCGCGATTGCGGGGATGCCGCGCAATCTCGATGCGATCGCAAAAATCCGCGCGGCGGTGCGATGCGCGATCGACGTCAGTGGCGGGTTGCGCATGATCGAATCTGTTCGCGCGGCGGTTGCCGCGGGCGCCGACTACGTGTCGATCGGCTCGGCCGCGTTCCTCAATCCTGAACTCGTGCACCGAGCGTGCGCCGAGTATCCGGCGCGCGTGTTCGGCTCGCTCGACGTGCGCGATGGGATGCTCGCAATCAAGGGATGGGTCGAGACGAGCGCTCTTAGTGTCGATGCGGCCGCGCGCCGGTTCCTCGACGCTGGCGTTGCCGCCGCGATCGTCACCGACATCTCGCGCGACGGCGCGCAGGCGGGCGTCGATGCGGCCCGCATGGCGGAGACGGCCAGGCTCGCGGCGCTGCCGATAATTGCGTCGGGCGGAGTGTCCGCGCTCGACGACGTAGTAGCGTTGCGCGCGCGTTTCGATGACGGCGTCGTCGGAGCGATCGTCGGCCGGGCGCTGTACGAAGGAAACTTCAGCCTCGAGCAGGCAGTCGCCGCGGCGCGATAG
- a CDS encoding pilus assembly protein TadG-related protein produces MKRLFANSKGQMFVMYAVAATALLGAIALGTDVSIMYFNWASMQRAVDAAALAGASYLPEDTSTAGAKATTYATVNGLAAGEVASPTFNSPTNDTITVNASRTVPYYFGKVVGLTNQLVQVSASAQVPGGVTCVYCAPYGPTGTPPAPGSVITPATPGTSVGQNQLVPIGLDKSVLYSGRGTSVVLQQGRMSPGNWDFLQLGAPGGDVLRDNIAYGYTGPINVGQYIWTKTGQNVGPANQGFEDRIDAGSSTGTWQTHPENDSRVVLLPIVDWTTAGTGNTMMEVLGFAHMYLAQDLGHGQFQAYYIDDVVPDSLVSATPPPAGFRGARGNPVLIR; encoded by the coding sequence ATGAAGCGACTATTCGCAAATTCAAAGGGCCAGATGTTCGTGATGTATGCCGTCGCGGCGACCGCTCTGCTCGGCGCGATCGCGCTCGGCACCGACGTGAGCATCATGTACTTCAACTGGGCGTCGATGCAGCGAGCGGTCGATGCGGCAGCGCTGGCGGGCGCGAGCTATCTGCCTGAAGACACTTCAACCGCAGGCGCCAAGGCTACCACCTATGCCACGGTGAATGGCCTCGCTGCGGGTGAAGTTGCCTCGCCGACGTTCAACAGTCCGACCAATGACACGATCACTGTGAACGCGAGCCGCACCGTGCCGTACTATTTTGGAAAAGTAGTAGGGCTGACCAATCAGCTGGTTCAGGTATCAGCCAGCGCGCAGGTGCCGGGTGGTGTCACTTGTGTTTATTGCGCTCCCTACGGGCCGACAGGGACGCCGCCTGCGCCGGGCAGTGTTATTACTCCAGCCACGCCGGGTACTAGCGTCGGCCAGAATCAGCTTGTTCCGATCGGCCTCGATAAGAGCGTGCTCTATTCAGGCCGCGGAACATCCGTGGTGCTACAGCAAGGACGAATGTCGCCGGGTAACTGGGACTTTCTTCAGTTGGGAGCGCCAGGCGGCGACGTACTCAGAGACAATATCGCTTATGGTTACACCGGACCGATCAATGTGGGACAGTATATCTGGACCAAGACCGGTCAAAACGTCGGGCCAGCCAATCAGGGATTCGAAGACCGCATCGACGCCGGCAGTTCGACGGGGACGTGGCAAACACATCCGGAAAATGATTCGCGGGTCGTTCTGCTGCCGATCGTCGATTGGACCACGGCAGGTACTGGCAACACGATGATGGAGGTGCTGGGCTTCGCCCATATGTACCTCGCGCAGGATTTGGGCCATGGACAATTCCAGGCCTATTACATCGACGACGTAGTGCCCGACAGCCTGGTGTCGGCCACGCCGCCGCCAGCCGGCTTCCGCGGCGCTCGCGGCAATCCGGTATTGATCCGATAG